TTGTGGAGTTTCCTTGCCATTTTGACCGCTTTGGATTTATATCACACAAAATACGAGGCTAATCCCAAACCCCAATAGTATGTCAAGTCAGGAACAAAATAACAAGAGTATTTTCAGACAGCTACTCTCCCATCGACTTGGGTTATTTGGTATTATATGGGTATCACTCTGTTTAATCATCGCCCTGCTCGGTTATATTATCACACCCGATAATTCTCCACTTGCCAATAGAATCAACCTGCATGCTGCTTTTCTTACACCTATGAGCAAAGTCATGCTTTATAAACCTTCTCAAACACAGGATCAGAAGACATCATTTTTTTCAAAATTACTATCCGGCAACCCTCAATCTGCCAATTACAAAGTCTATAATCGCAGAGAAGTAAAATCAGATTCATTTTTTTTATGGTTTGACAAACCGGATGCTGCTTCTTTTCCGGTTGCCGATGGTTTGATAAACACTGATTCAAAGTCTTTTCATCAACCCTTTACGTTCTATCTCGGCTCAGACAATTATGGCAGAGATGTATTCAGCCGTCTTTTATTAGGCGCACGTATTTCATTTTCAGTGGGACTGATTGCAGTTTTGATTTCGCTCGTGATGGGTGTTTCATTGGGTTTATTGGCCGGCTATTATGGAAGATGGGTTGATAAAGTCATTATGTGGTTTGCAAGCGTGTTGTGGTCTCTACCAACATTATTATTAGTGCTTGCTATTAGTTTCGCTTTGGGCAAAGGTTTCTGGCAAATTTTTGTAGCCATTGGATTGAGCAGTTGGGTCGAGCTCACAAGGGTGGTACGTGGAGAAGTGATGAGTATCAAAGAAAAAGAGTATATAAAAGCAGCCAAATTATTGGGAGTCAAGGATTTTAGTATTCTATTCAGACACATATTACCCAATGTTGCCGGCTCTGTGATTGTGATATGCGCTGCCAACTTTGCTTCAGCCATTTTACTGGAAGCGGGTTTGAGTTTTTTGGGTTTGGGTGTCAAACCGCCCACACCGAGTTGGGGAATTATGATTAATGATTATTACGGATTCATCCTTTTGGGCAAAGCCTATTTGGCACTTGTTCCGGGTTTTGCTATTATGATGCTGGTGGTTGCGCTCAATTTTATTGGTATTGCCTTAAGAGACGTGCTGAACCGGTGAAACCAAGTCGATATTTAATACTTATAAAATCAAAATAGAAATATCCGCATGCAATTAAAAAAAACCTTTTAATTCGCAGTTCATAAAACGTATCATTATGTCAGCGGAAAAAACAGCAAAAAGCAAAGGAATTTATTGGGTATTATTTCTTGCATCACTCTCAGTTTTGGTTTTACTCTTGATGTTCCTTCCCGAAGTTTTTTGGATGGCATTGCCCTCCACAGTAACATGCTTTGCTTTGGGAATGGATTGGATTTAGTTTTTGTGACTTTGTCTAAAAATCATTTATGCGCAAGCGTGTAATCAGACATAAGTCCATTAAGAAAACCCGCAAAAGAAAACCCGGCTTGCCTCCGGGAACCTTAATTCGTCAAAGCGAAGATGCACAAACCGAATCTAAACTCGGTTATTTCCTCTACAATCAAGATTTTGTTGAAGAAAAACACATTCAATCCTTAGCCGAACTTCCTCAAAAATCAAAAGATAAATTCTTTTGGCTGAATGTTACCGGTTTAAACAATATAGAACTTCTTAAGGAAATCGGAAAAGTTTTTAACCTTCATCCGCTTTTGTTGGAAGATATAATCAATACAGACCAAAGACCCAAGTTTGATGATTTTGAAAATCGAATTTCGCTCACTTTAAGACTCTATAATTCCGAAAACACAGAACTAAATTTAGAAGGGGAACAAGTAACACTTGTGATGGGAGACAACTTCATCATATCTTTTCTGGAAAAGCCTACCGACATCTTCGAACCTATTTATGAAAGACTGAGAAAAACCAGAAGTGGAGTGCGTTCATATAAATCGGACTTCCTTTTGTATGCATTGGCAGACCTTATTGTTGACCATTATTTTGTATTCATTGAAAACTTAGGCGATAGAATTGTGGACTTAGAAGACTCTCTTTTTGATGAGGCAAATGATAAAAATCTGGAAAGAATCCACACAATGAAAACAGAGCTATTGACATTCAGACGCAACGTTTTTCCGCTTCGTGAAGCCATCAGTCAGATTCAAAGAAGCAATTCAAAATTGATATTGGTTGAGACTCAGAGATTTTGGACAGATGCTTACGACCATGTCATCAGAATTATTGACTTACTGGAAAACTACCGAGAACTCAACAGCGGACTACGTGATATTTATCTGTCAGGATTAAGCATTAAAATGAACAAAATCATGCAATTACTGACCATTATTTCTACTATCTTCATTCCTCTCACGTTCATTGTTGGAGTATATGGCATGAACTTCAACAATATGCCTGAACTTACTTGGCATAATGGCTATTATGGCGTATGGCTTATCATGATTCTGATTGTACTCGGAATGCTGATTTTCTTCAAAAGAAGAAAGTGGTTGTAGTATTTTTTATACACTTTTGAATATGGAAAAATGTGGCTCTGAGATGGATTAAGGGACACGAACTTCTATATAAGTTATTCTAATTTACTACATATAAATAATTTACATAAGTTTAAAGATTGATTTTCTAGCCTGACCGGCAGAACATTTCATTCATATTGAAAATGAACAGTTGTGTATTTGTTTACTATCAATCGTTTGTTTTTATATAACAACTTTGTTCTTGCTTAATTGTTCAAGTATTTGCAAAGGATTTCATGATTAATGGATCTGAAGCATTGCAGCGTAAGTTTCTATATCTCAAAATGTCATTCATATTACTTGAGATATTTGGAGAGTAATACTTAAAACTGCTGATAGTCAGATGAAAATAGAACAAGAGAGCAATAACTTATTAAGAGCAAAACTATTAACTAAATAAATAACAATTATGAAACACTTAAAATTACTATTTACCCTATTTGCTCTCATTCTCATGGGAGGCAAACTCCAATCGCAAGGTAATCCTCGGCTTTACGATTTAAACAATCAGGTGATTGCTGCCAGAAGCTCAGATATGAAGGACGGTTTTCTGTATTGGTTGTGCGACACACTCCAAAGATATACATTGTTTACTGATTATAAGTCGGCTACGGGATTAGGCGATAATGATACTATGGTTGAAATAGAGTCTTGGAAGGATTCTTTTACCGTTGTATTACATACAAAATATTACCAATACAATAAAGGCTACTTAGTGGAAGATGTTCAATTTGTAGAACATTCTGTCAATAATTATGTATGGCTCTCTAATGGATTTTTGCTTGAAGGTTTAGACAAACCTGTCAATATTGTTATTTCAGAAGATTCTGCGTTACAAAAAGCCATCAATTTTATGGGACCTGAGAGATTGTATGCATGGCAAGATGATTCGGTCGAATATTATCTTGCTAATGATTCTGATATGTTGGGTGCGACCTACTACCCAAGTGGAACACTACTATGGGCGCATATAGGCGATAGCATCAGTCCCGAAAACTATAAACTCGCATGGAAGTTTTGTATATATGCCATTGACTCTCCGCCAGTTCAAAAATATATTTATGTGGACGCAACTGACGGCAGTATTATCAAAGAACAAGAAACAAAATTTGAAGGCTATTTTAATCACATTTACTACGGTAGTCGATACATTGACACAAAATGGATTGGTGGCGCCATCAGTACCCATTACCTTGAAGCAGATGATAATATCAGTATTAAAACAAGAGACTCACGAAGAGAATTAAATTCCAAGTATTGGAAGACTAAGCAATTAGTATATAAAGACAATGATCAATGGAACAATTATCAATGGGCTGCTACTGCTTCGCATTGGGCTGCTACGGTCTCTGCCGATTATTGGAGAACTGTCTGGAAGCGCAAGGGAACTGATAACAAAAATAAACCTATTAGAGTATATGCCGATTCTAAATATTGTACAAGCGCAGAATACAACAGTGAAGCTTTTCCAGACATCGATCTTATTATAGTTGGAAGAATGGATAAAGGGCTCGCTGCAACCCCTGATATCATTGGTCATGAGTTTGCTCATGGTGTTGTTAAAAGCACTTGTAATTTGGGTAATAAAGGAGAAGGAGGTTCGCTTAATGAAAGCTATTGTGATATATTTGGTTTTTTGACAGAAAGGTATGTTTTTGGCACAGTACGTAATTGGACTGTGGGTGAAGATGCTACTGCTTTGCGTGCAAGAAATTTTCAAAACCCAAAGGCAAATCCTCCACACCCACTTACTTATACTCCGCAACGACCCAATTATCCAAACTATTATCAGGAATTTGGGTATTGGTATGAACATGATTTAAATAATGAAGTACATCATAATGCATCCGTTCAGAATCACTGCTTTTATCTTTTGGCAATGGGGGGCAATCAATTAGGTATTACTGTTCAGGGTATTGGTATTGACAAAGCCGCACAAATAGTTAATAATGTAATTGTAACCGCAAAAACGGCACCCAGTTTTGGTTTCAAAGAGAATAGGGAAGCTTGGGTTGCCGCAGCTATTGAGCTATTTGGCAAATGCTCTCATGAATACTTGCAGACCTGTGCTGCATGGGCGGCTTGTAATGTTGGCAACCAATGTAATTGCTTAGTTCCGACTGAAGGTGGAAATCCTTGCTGGCGTATTAAAGATAGTATAATCATACCTAATACACCGCTAACTAATAGTATTGACAATACCACAATGGAAGATAATGCAATAGACCTATATCCTAACCCTGCTTATGATATTTTAACACTCAATTTTGCAGTATTACAATATCCGTTGTTGAATTCAAGTAAAAGCGTCATTATTAACAACATCCAAGGTGCGACAATATCTCAATTTGAAATCACCGGAAATGACCTCTCTTATCAAGTTAACATCCAAGACTTCAAACCGGGCGTCTATTATGTTATCATAAAGATAGAGGGCAAACAATATACACTCAAATTCCTGAAGATTTAAAATGAGATTGTAAACTCTCAGTCTTTCATATATGAATTTAACTAAAAGAGGTGGCATCTGCCACCTCTTTTAGTTATTTCTAATTCTGTTTGAGTACAAATTTTGCCAATGACTCCTTTATCTACTTTTTAAATATCTATTAACAGAATGTTTAACATACAAGAGACATTAAATGAGCTGCGACTTTAAAATAATAATCCAATAAAAACTCTTTCAGCTCATTTGGATGAGTCGAGAAACACGATTGTCGTCAACGATTGTTTGTTAAGACATTTCGAGTGAAGAAGAGTTTGCTTCTTCATTGAGAATTTTCAGGATTGTCTCATTTGGCTCATATTTTAACTCATTGAGCAATTCAATGGTATTGAGCAATTCTGAAAGTTCATCTCGTAATTCTTTGTCTGATTCAAGAGTGTGCAGAATACGCAAATTCTCTTCTTGTGTGGTCTCTTGATAAACGAATCTTATTAAATCTTCTTGAGTAATTTTTGAATCCATAGCGTCAGTTTTAATACATAAACATTTTCAGAACGAAAACGTTTTACGTTTTATTGCACAGATTTAAAATAAAATAAAGAGTAATGTTAACCCTTAATTATTAAGGTCAGGAGCGTGTGTATTAATCATTTTTCGAAGATTAATAAGCGCATAACGCATTCTTCCCAAAGCAGTATTAATACTAATACCGGTTAACTCAGAAATCTCTTTAAAACTTAAATCTCCATAGTGTCTGAGAATAAGCACTTCCTTTTGTTCTTCCGGTAATTCTTTTACAAAACGTCTGATTACTCTTTCGCGCTCATTTTGAACAATCCTATCTTCAATATTGGATTCAAAAAAATTAAGTGTTTCAAAAACATCACTGCCGTCATCACGCGTGATTTTTGGCATTTTCTTAACTTTGCGGTAATAATCAATCGCGAGGTTGCGAGCGATGCGCATAATCCACTGTTTAAACTTGTCATTCTCTTCATACTTACCGGACTTGAAAGTTCTGATAACCTTAATAAAGGTTTCTTGAAAGATGTCCTCGGCAATATATGTATCTTGTACAACAAGATAGATTGTAGTGTAAAGCTTCGATTTATAACGCTTAACGAGCATTTCCATACAAGCTTCATTGCCGGCAATAAAATTGCGAATTAAATCTCTGTCTGAAATTTGTTGTCTATTCATAATAAAACCTCCTATTTTGCAGGGCGAAAATTTGGTGTAAGCAGTTGATTAATTTGGCTTTTGTAGAGGTTCTTCTTATAGACTTATACATTAATTGAGCCGACTAAATTAAATCATTGGTTTGGTTTCACCAAATTTTTTGTTGAAAATTTTTTATGAATAAAAAAATAGAAAAATATAATGCATTGATAATCAAAGGTGCAAGGCAGCATAATTTAAAGTCTATTTCGGCAGAAATTCCACATGGTTCTTTTACCGTGGTTACGGGCGTATCCGGTTCGGGTAAAACATCCTTGGTTTTTGACACCATCTTTGCTGAAGGACAACGCAGATATGTTGAAAGTCTATCGTCTTATGCACGACAATTTATGGGCAGAATGCCCAAACCGGAGGTAGATTCCATTGACGGGCTTGCACCGGCAATTGCCATTGAACAAAAAATTATTACTCGTAACCCGCGCTCCACAGTTGCC
This genomic interval from Bacteroidota bacterium contains the following:
- a CDS encoding ABC transporter permease, translated to MSSQEQNNKSIFRQLLSHRLGLFGIIWVSLCLIIALLGYIITPDNSPLANRINLHAAFLTPMSKVMLYKPSQTQDQKTSFFSKLLSGNPQSANYKVYNRREVKSDSFFLWFDKPDAASFPVADGLINTDSKSFHQPFTFYLGSDNYGRDVFSRLLLGARISFSVGLIAVLISLVMGVSLGLLAGYYGRWVDKVIMWFASVLWSLPTLLLVLAISFALGKGFWQIFVAIGLSSWVELTRVVRGEVMSIKEKEYIKAAKLLGVKDFSILFRHILPNVAGSVIVICAANFASAILLEAGLSFLGLGVKPPTPSWGIMINDYYGFILLGKAYLALVPGFAIMMLVVALNFIGIALRDVLNR
- the corA gene encoding magnesium/cobalt transporter CorA, which codes for MRKRVIRHKSIKKTRKRKPGLPPGTLIRQSEDAQTESKLGYFLYNQDFVEEKHIQSLAELPQKSKDKFFWLNVTGLNNIELLKEIGKVFNLHPLLLEDIINTDQRPKFDDFENRISLTLRLYNSENTELNLEGEQVTLVMGDNFIISFLEKPTDIFEPIYERLRKTRSGVRSYKSDFLLYALADLIVDHYFVFIENLGDRIVDLEDSLFDEANDKNLERIHTMKTELLTFRRNVFPLREAISQIQRSNSKLILVETQRFWTDAYDHVIRIIDLLENYRELNSGLRDIYLSGLSIKMNKIMQLLTIISTIFIPLTFIVGVYGMNFNNMPELTWHNGYYGVWLIMILIVLGMLIFFKRRKWL
- a CDS encoding M4 family metallopeptidase gives rise to the protein MKHLKLLFTLFALILMGGKLQSQGNPRLYDLNNQVIAARSSDMKDGFLYWLCDTLQRYTLFTDYKSATGLGDNDTMVEIESWKDSFTVVLHTKYYQYNKGYLVEDVQFVEHSVNNYVWLSNGFLLEGLDKPVNIVISEDSALQKAINFMGPERLYAWQDDSVEYYLANDSDMLGATYYPSGTLLWAHIGDSISPENYKLAWKFCIYAIDSPPVQKYIYVDATDGSIIKEQETKFEGYFNHIYYGSRYIDTKWIGGAISTHYLEADDNISIKTRDSRRELNSKYWKTKQLVYKDNDQWNNYQWAATASHWAATVSADYWRTVWKRKGTDNKNKPIRVYADSKYCTSAEYNSEAFPDIDLIIVGRMDKGLAATPDIIGHEFAHGVVKSTCNLGNKGEGGSLNESYCDIFGFLTERYVFGTVRNWTVGEDATALRARNFQNPKANPPHPLTYTPQRPNYPNYYQEFGYWYEHDLNNEVHHNASVQNHCFYLLAMGGNQLGITVQGIGIDKAAQIVNNVIVTAKTAPSFGFKENREAWVAAAIELFGKCSHEYLQTCAAWAACNVGNQCNCLVPTEGGNPCWRIKDSIIIPNTPLTNSIDNTTMEDNAIDLYPNPAYDILTLNFAVLQYPLLNSSKSVIINNIQGATISQFEITGNDLSYQVNIQDFKPGVYYVIIKIEGKQYTLKFLKI
- a CDS encoding sigma-70 family RNA polymerase sigma factor translates to MNRQQISDRDLIRNFIAGNEACMEMLVKRYKSKLYTTIYLVVQDTYIAEDIFQETFIKVIRTFKSGKYEENDKFKQWIMRIARNLAIDYYRKVKKMPKITRDDGSDVFETLNFFESNIEDRIVQNERERVIRRFVKELPEEQKEVLILRHYGDLSFKEISELTGISINTALGRMRYALINLRKMINTHAPDLNN